A DNA window from Malus domestica chromosome 12, GDT2T_hap1 contains the following coding sequences:
- the LOC114820099 gene encoding F-box/LRR-repeat protein At3g58900-like — MEHKRKSLATAISQSQGPRHERLIDRFSNLPEEVAHHILSSLTLRDICRVGCVSKRCMQFYLSTPSLNFDVRTFSRQKRLKLLGYLDRFLSQRGDNKIQHFRIRWLCRDDDASSYYDEYFRVINWMYTAASCNVEVLDLYFPGKYELGRPVLELPSCIFLCQSLRSLMVDLHGDKLLKTPSFACFTTLQCLKLSSVTIDEEFCKWISCSCKCIKELGLESVVGIEKICIESSSLESFRFVPSYRHVCHLNISGEKLENIQMYWIYQSSKLNIFAPNLKSLKWKGRVASHLNLEKVMCLEKAEIFLQPRIRADFGNLFEAFCSIQRVEVLMLNVATMKALIWKGSMPGLLAHVGHFCVRDMSLTDHLVKVMTSLLKRMPNLHTLHVVTSKSVCCESGKFGSKYWKLKNLACINQLKEVTFEISNNGMNEWELARYIIENAKNLKKLFIYYLPNQFTLFREITESATNSPATVEFKVYDKSRRVYNDDLISPDVQQKTN; from the exons ATGGAACACAAACGTAAGTCATTGGCAACTGCAATTTCTCAATCTCAAGGTCCTCGTCACGAGAGATTAATAGACAGATTTAGTAATCTTCCAGAAGAAGTTGCTCATCACATTCTTTCCTCCCTCACTTTAAGAGATATCTGCCGAGTGGGCTGTGTGTCAAAAAGGTGCATGCAGTTTTATTTATCCACTCCGTCTTTGAACTTTGATGTAAGGACTTTCAGTAGGCAGAAGAGATTGAAGTTGTTAGGTTATTTGGATAGGTTCTTGAGTCAACGTGGCGATAATAAGATACAACATTTTCGTATACGTTGGTTATGTCGAGATGATGATGCAAGCAGCTATTATGATGAGTATTTTCGAGTGATCAACTGGATGTATACAGCTGCAAGTTGTAATGTTGAAGTACTTGATCTTTACTTTCCAGGTAAATATGAGCTAGGGAGACCAGTACTAGAATTACCGTCTTGCATCTTTCTCTGTCAATCTTTGAGGTCACTAATGGTGGATTTGCACGGGGATAAGCTTCTTAAAACTCCCTCCTTTGCTTGTTTCACTACTCTACAATGCCTAAAATTGAGCAGTGTTACGATAGATGAGGAGTTTTGCAAATGGATTTCATGTTCATGTAAATGCATTAAAGAGTTAGGGCTTGAATCCGTTGTTGGGATAGAAAAAAtatgcattgaaagctcatctTTAGAATCATTTCGATTTGTGCCTAGTTACCGTCATGTTTGCCATCTCAATATCTCCGgggaaaaacttgaaaatataCAAATGTACTGGATTTATCAATCAAGCAAGCTAAATATTTTCGCTCCCAATCTTAAAAGTTTGAAATGGAAAGGGAGGGTGGCAAGTCACCTAAATCTGGAGAAGGTCATGTGTTTGGAAAAAGCTGAGATTTTTCTCCAGCCTAGGATAAGGGCTGATTTTGGCAATTTATTTGAGGCGTTTTGCAGTATTCAGAGAGTTGAAGTTCTTATGCTAAATGTAGCGACCATGAAG GCTCTAATTTGGAAGGGTTCCATGCCGGGATTATTAGCTCATGTTGGTCACTTTTGTGTGCGTGACATGAGTTTGACGGATCACCTAGTCAAAGTAATGACCTCTCTGCTTAAACGAATGCCTAACTTGCATACTTTGCACGTTGTAACCTCAAAATCTGTTTGCTGT GAATCTGGAAAGTTTGGTAGCAAATATTGGAAGCTCAAAAACCTAGCTTGTATTAATCAGCTTAAAGAAGTAACATTTGAGATTTCCAATAATGGGATGAATGAATGGGAGTTAGCAAGGTATATCATCGAGAATGCTAAGAATTTGAAGAAACTGTTCATATATTATTTGCCCAATCAGTTTACTCTCTTTAGGGAGATAACTGAAAGCGCGACGAACTCCCCAGCTACAGTTGAGTTTAAGGTATATGATAAATCCAGAAGAGTTTACAATGATGATCTTATTAGTCCTGATGTACAACAGAAGACCAATTGA